In Archangium violaceum, the following are encoded in one genomic region:
- a CDS encoding NIF family HAD-type phosphatase has product MTGTDKILLVLDLDETLIHASDERLERAEDFRLFDYFVYVRPHVERFLLECAAHFRLAVWSSASDDYAAQVVKKIFPPELRLEFIWGRSRCTFSLDHQLVQMAGYLDPSNHYNYVKKLHKLKRKGYRLERVLIVDDTPQKCGHNYGNAIYVSEYKGAEHDDELLHLSRYLATLADAINVRVLEKRHWRSAFRAR; this is encoded by the coding sequence ATGACAGGCACGGACAAGATACTGCTGGTGCTCGATCTCGACGAGACGTTGATCCACGCCAGCGACGAGCGATTGGAACGGGCCGAGGACTTCCGTCTCTTCGATTACTTCGTCTACGTGCGCCCCCATGTGGAGCGCTTCCTGCTCGAGTGCGCGGCCCACTTCCGTCTCGCGGTCTGGTCATCCGCTTCCGATGACTACGCGGCGCAAGTCGTGAAGAAGATCTTCCCGCCGGAGCTTCGTCTCGAGTTCATCTGGGGGCGAAGCCGGTGCACGTTCTCGCTCGACCATCAGCTGGTGCAGATGGCCGGGTATCTGGACCCGTCCAATCACTACAACTACGTCAAGAAGCTGCACAAGCTGAAGCGCAAGGGCTACCGGCTGGAACGCGTTCTGATCGTCGATGACACGCCCCAGAAATGCGGCCACAACTACGGCAACGCCATCTATGTGAGCGAGTACAAAGGCGCGGAACACGATGACGAGCTGCTCCACCTGTCCAGGTACCTGGCGACGCTCGCGGATGCCATCAACGTGAGAGTGCTCGAGAAGCGGCACTGGAGGAGCGCGTTCCGCGCACGCTAA
- a CDS encoding ABA4-like family protein — MFAPRWKWTQRLVHSVWIPVMLALAHIGFLLLAASPPEGASAATLEGAMRLFQEPWTALVCWIHYLVFDLFVGAWEVRDAIRRKLPHLAVVPCVLLTWLYGPLGLMLYFLVRFIVRGTVTLEEMPEAAKASALPSAETPASGHLVNV; from the coding sequence TTGTTCGCACCGCGTTGGAAGTGGACGCAGAGGCTCGTGCACTCGGTGTGGATACCGGTGATGCTGGCCCTGGCCCATATTGGCTTCCTGCTGCTGGCGGCTTCCCCTCCCGAGGGAGCCAGCGCGGCGACCCTCGAGGGGGCCATGCGGCTCTTCCAGGAGCCGTGGACGGCGTTGGTCTGCTGGATTCACTATCTGGTGTTCGATCTGTTCGTCGGCGCGTGGGAAGTCCGGGATGCGATCCGACGCAAGCTTCCCCACCTGGCTGTCGTCCCCTGTGTCCTGCTGACGTGGCTGTATGGTCCGCTCGGGTTGATGCTGTACTTCCTCGTCCGGTTCATCGTCCGCGGGACGGTCACCCTCGAGGAGATGCCCGAGGCCGCGAAGGCATCCGCTCTTCCGTCAGCGGAGACTCCGGCCTCGGGGCATCTGGTGA